Proteins from a single region of Gemmatimonas sp. UBA7669:
- a CDS encoding carboxypeptidase-like regulatory domain-containing protein: MPRHVKWVPLVLLTSVGASLSSAAPIAAQARLSGVVFDSVAGKPLASAFVQVAMVSDPSVSRSVRADDKGRFRVDSLQPGSWMLAAMHPRIDSLGIEQLARVVSVGERGEQRATLAVPSARRLVREACGDSATGDAAGYLHGRLRRLPGASDTAQLGLVEVRWVDMMVSVTRGVGVTRVPRREVMPARPDGAFAVCGLPPGGTVRVRGFSGRDSTGIVELVVPEHGIARQDLAVGAVTHVSVDSQLVRRGLGTLRGRVTGPGGAPLPNVAVVVWGAESPARSDSAGYWQLRQLPTGTHTVEIRALGYQPERQIVDIGDASAGNDLIVTLHRTVTLDTVRTRALRESLFEPNIRAFEQRRKIGIGTYRGPEEIDRIMPFEAAHLFSSVPGIRIIPSMQKSLFMGNKILLRGGTTGEPCTPDLVIDRQRVNSNVHGGFIDQWVLFSQVRAVEVYQALTGTPPEFLRVGNDCGTIVIWTGRR; this comes from the coding sequence ATGCCACGGCACGTGAAGTGGGTACCATTGGTTCTGCTGACCTCGGTTGGCGCGTCCCTATCAAGTGCGGCGCCGATTGCCGCGCAGGCCCGATTGTCCGGTGTGGTCTTCGACAGCGTGGCGGGCAAGCCGCTGGCGTCCGCCTTCGTGCAGGTGGCGATGGTGTCCGATCCGAGCGTGAGTCGCTCGGTGCGCGCCGATGACAAGGGTCGCTTCCGCGTGGACAGTCTGCAGCCAGGCAGTTGGATGCTGGCGGCCATGCATCCGCGCATCGACTCGCTTGGCATCGAGCAGCTCGCCAGAGTGGTGAGCGTAGGTGAGCGAGGGGAGCAACGCGCGACATTGGCCGTGCCGTCAGCGCGGCGTCTTGTGCGCGAGGCTTGTGGGGACAGCGCCACCGGCGATGCGGCGGGCTATCTGCATGGCCGACTGCGCCGTTTGCCGGGCGCGTCCGATACGGCGCAATTGGGTCTGGTGGAGGTGCGCTGGGTGGACATGATGGTGTCGGTGACGCGTGGGGTGGGGGTGACCCGGGTGCCGAGGCGCGAAGTCATGCCGGCCCGACCCGATGGTGCGTTTGCCGTCTGTGGGTTGCCGCCGGGCGGCACGGTGCGCGTTCGCGGCTTCTCCGGCCGCGATTCGACGGGCATCGTGGAGCTGGTGGTGCCGGAGCACGGCATCGCGCGCCAGGATCTCGCGGTGGGCGCCGTCACGCACGTGTCCGTGGACTCGCAGCTGGTGCGAAGGGGACTGGGCACGCTGCGGGGCCGTGTGACGGGACCCGGTGGTGCGCCGCTGCCCAATGTGGCCGTGGTCGTGTGGGGCGCCGAGTCGCCCGCGCGCAGCGATTCGGCGGGGTACTGGCAATTGCGGCAACTGCCAACCGGCACGCATACGGTGGAGATACGCGCCCTCGGCTATCAGCCCGAGCGACAGATCGTGGACATCGGTGACGCGAGTGCAGGCAACGACCTGATCGTTACGTTGCATCGCACCGTCACACTCGACACCGTGCGCACACGCGCGCTGCGCGAGTCGCTGTTCGAACCCAACATCCGCGCGTTCGAGCAGCGTCGAAAGATCGGCATCGGCACCTATCGCGGGCCCGAGGAGATTGATCGGATCATGCCGTTCGAGGCGGCGCATCTCTTCAGCAGCGTCCCCGGCATTCGCATCATCCCGTCCATGCAGAAGAGCTTGTTCATGGGCAACAAGATTCTGCTGCGCGGGGGAACCACGGGAGAGCCGTGTACGCCAGATCTCGTGATCGACCGACAGCGTGTCAACTCAAACGTGCACGGTGGATTCATCGATCAATGGGTACTGTTCAGCCAGGTGCGAGCAGTGGAGGTGTATCAGGCGCTCACCGGCACGCCACCAGAGTTTCTCCGGGTCGGCAATGATTGCGGCACGATTGTCATCTGGACTGGGCGGCGCTGA
- a CDS encoding carboxypeptidase-like regulatory domain-containing protein encodes MMGDFLRKSATLAALLALTTTMASAQGRLRGTVYDSVASRPLASAFVQLAMVQDPAVSRSIRTDDQGRFSLDSMPPGTWAVVVMHPRLDSLGIEQLSRSVSTTGTGEQRVTLAVPSPRVLVRTVCGDAVPGEDTGFLHGRLRRLHGSAASNGPRDTADHSAGQVDVQWVDLTIAVADGLGMQRTPRRLTVNARTDGSYTACGVPAGGTVRVRGISGTDTTGTVEMVVADHGMAKLDLTVGPVRHVIEAATDSMSDAAPKRRGDGVLQGRVVGPGNNPLPDVSVVVWGSDRTARSDASGAWQLRDLPEGTHTVEVRALGFRASRLLVDIADQPQTVLETTLERVVTLDTVRTRAMRDLLFVPELRAFDERRRQYPGYFRGPDEIDRIQPFEASDIFMAMPGIRLEHRREGTAILMRGKAGFPCVPDVFIDRMRIIPSMGRGMIDEWVYARTIRAVEVYPGLTSPPPEFMRVGNECGTIVIWTGRL; translated from the coding sequence ATGATGGGAGACTTCCTGCGGAAATCAGCAACGCTGGCGGCATTGCTCGCGCTGACGACCACCATGGCCTCGGCGCAGGGACGCCTGCGTGGCACGGTGTATGACAGCGTCGCGTCGAGACCACTGGCCTCGGCCTTTGTACAACTGGCCATGGTGCAGGACCCTGCAGTCAGTCGTTCGATACGCACCGATGATCAGGGGCGCTTCAGTCTCGACAGCATGCCGCCCGGTACCTGGGCCGTGGTAGTCATGCACCCTCGTCTCGATTCGCTGGGCATCGAACAGCTCTCGCGCTCGGTGAGCACCACAGGCACTGGTGAGCAGCGGGTCACCCTGGCTGTGCCGTCGCCACGCGTGTTGGTGCGCACGGTTTGCGGCGACGCGGTACCCGGCGAGGACACGGGATTCCTGCACGGCCGTCTGCGTCGGCTGCATGGCAGCGCCGCCAGCAATGGGCCGCGGGATACCGCCGACCATTCAGCCGGTCAGGTCGACGTGCAGTGGGTGGATCTTACCATTGCGGTGGCCGACGGACTGGGCATGCAGCGTACGCCGCGGCGCCTCACCGTCAACGCACGCACCGACGGCAGCTACACCGCCTGCGGTGTGCCCGCGGGCGGCACGGTCCGTGTGCGCGGCATCAGCGGCACCGACACCACGGGCACGGTGGAAATGGTGGTGGCGGACCACGGCATGGCGAAGCTGGATCTCACGGTGGGCCCGGTACGCCATGTGATAGAAGCGGCGACCGACTCAATGAGCGACGCGGCGCCGAAACGTCGAGGGGACGGTGTGCTGCAGGGCCGCGTCGTCGGGCCAGGCAACAATCCGCTGCCCGACGTGTCGGTGGTCGTGTGGGGCAGCGACCGGACGGCGCGTAGTGACGCCAGCGGCGCGTGGCAGCTCCGCGACCTGCCCGAGGGCACACACACGGTGGAAGTGCGCGCGCTCGGCTTCCGCGCGTCGCGACTTCTTGTGGACATTGCCGACCAACCTCAGACGGTGCTGGAGACCACGCTGGAACGTGTGGTGACGCTGGACACGGTGCGTACGCGCGCCATGCGTGATCTCCTGTTTGTTCCGGAACTTCGAGCCTTCGACGAACGGCGCCGTCAGTACCCCGGCTACTTTCGGGGGCCTGACGAGATCGATCGTATCCAACCGTTTGAAGCAAGCGACATCTTCATGGCCATGCCGGGCATCCGTCTGGAACACCGGCGTGAAGGTACCGCCATCCTGATGCGTGGCAAAGCAGGATTTCCCTGCGTGCCCGACGTGTTCATCGACCGCATGCGGATTATCCCGAGCATGGGACGCGGCATGATCGACGAATGGGTATATGCACGCACCATCCGTGCGGTCGAGGTCTATCCCGGACTGACCTCACCGCCCCCGGAGTTCATGCGCGTCGGCAACGAGTGCGGCACCATCGTGATCTGGACCGGGCGACTCTAA
- a CDS encoding carboxypeptidase-like regulatory domain-containing protein, translating into MYTFLRTCVRGAAIGLLCVFAARPLAAQGADVVRGRVLDDSARALPGAAVAITRGPDRLVQTTTTDSSGRYSLRFDPGTGDYLVHVSALGFRSARRRVERQGSERELVADFTMARDMAAVLAAVNVRANRAVRASAIVANATSPEVGAAESWSQGVQGRVSPNAAGNLNTIAGTMPGVVMTATGPSMLGADVSSNLTTLNGMALPGGQLPRAARADVRVTGATFDATRGGFAGANIDVRLAAGDRNFQNRNAYLTLNAPQLQVTDAVGRSLGLTNGGFRASVGADGEAIRRVLTYNMALDVGRTVSDPSTLVGGNRDALLRAGLSPDSALRVQSAAAGIGLPVSGSGIPGSRVQNSLTWLGRLDNVRDTLRTLTLTSYFGRNSEGALAFGPLSAPAAGGEQSQLTMGAQFVHAQYVGRSYTTLMQNRAAVSRVRDRTTPYVSAPGATVLARSASDASTSDIVPVQLGGNPQLVTNDSRWTAELANEMTWNAVGRRHRFRTSLWGRYDGLTQEGVTNALGQYTYNSVADLAANRPAFYSRTLLQPVRDASTYNAAAAFAHQWNPSRYFNTIVGARVEGSAFGEAPPRNTALEQALGVRTGIAPSRVRVSPRAGFTYTYNRQRTNGQGTMGTEVGTFHRTLQGTFRGGIGEFRDLYRPNLLTDAMVGAGLAGSTLSLACVGSAVPIPDWNALTSGNGALPSTCLDGSGTLAERAPSVSLIDPNFDVPRSWRASLGWASNVKSFLLRLDGLASYDLAQPGTVDANFAGTSRFTLAGEGSRPMFVTPAAIDAASGAVSARESRRSNDYGRVAMRTSDLRGYGGQLTATVQPEIFRGAAGPPPVMFTFGYTLQEVRRQYRGFDGANFGDPTLKEWAAGVNDARHAFVVQAGANIPRVGALTLFTRIQSGLPFTPIVRGDVDGDGRSGDRAFIPTTSGGDAATAAQMQALLASAPSNVRNCLESQLGRVAGRMSCRGPWTQSMNLMLQPNIGRIRGRNASVNVVFENPLAGVDQLVNGANGLKGWGAQALPDPTLLIPRGFDAASQRFRYDVNPRFGDTRAFRTLSRTPFRVVLDVTMDLSVPYDLQQLRRAIEPVRTPDRRGWTRRGVDSIADLYLQQTSNIHRLLLAESDSLFLTREQINRLLVTDSVFSAQARDLYYPLARFLAEQPDGVAGKAALDSVQATTRAYWRLFWAQVDTAVPVLNPQQRDLLPMIQNIASVPKERRENAQWRFGYPVPLRHNRPRVGGEPGGGNVSITRGGP; encoded by the coding sequence ATGTATACCTTTCTCCGCACCTGTGTCCGTGGGGCCGCTATTGGCCTGCTCTGTGTCTTCGCCGCCCGGCCGCTTGCCGCCCAGGGGGCCGACGTGGTCCGTGGCCGCGTCCTCGACGACTCGGCCCGCGCGCTGCCCGGCGCGGCCGTAGCCATCACGCGCGGCCCCGACCGTCTGGTACAGACCACCACCACCGACTCGAGCGGTCGCTATAGTCTGCGCTTCGACCCGGGCACGGGCGACTATCTCGTGCACGTGTCGGCGCTGGGTTTCCGCAGTGCACGCCGGCGCGTCGAGCGTCAGGGCAGTGAACGCGAACTCGTGGCCGACTTCACCATGGCGCGCGACATGGCCGCGGTACTCGCGGCCGTAAACGTGCGGGCCAATCGTGCCGTCCGCGCCTCGGCCATTGTCGCCAACGCCACGTCGCCGGAAGTTGGTGCCGCCGAATCGTGGAGTCAGGGTGTGCAGGGCCGCGTGAGTCCAAACGCGGCCGGCAATCTCAACACCATTGCCGGCACCATGCCCGGCGTCGTCATGACCGCAACCGGCCCCAGCATGCTCGGCGCCGACGTGTCGTCCAATCTCACGACACTCAACGGCATGGCGCTGCCCGGCGGCCAGCTGCCGCGCGCCGCGCGCGCCGACGTCCGTGTAACGGGTGCGACGTTTGATGCCACGCGTGGTGGCTTTGCCGGGGCCAACATCGACGTGCGCCTCGCGGCCGGCGATCGCAACTTCCAGAACCGCAACGCCTACCTCACGCTCAACGCGCCACAGTTGCAGGTCACCGACGCCGTGGGACGTTCATTGGGTCTCACCAACGGTGGCTTCCGCGCCAGTGTTGGCGCCGACGGTGAAGCCATTCGGCGTGTGCTCACCTACAACATGGCCCTCGACGTGGGGCGGACGGTCAGCGACCCGTCCACACTCGTTGGCGGCAATCGCGACGCGCTGTTGCGTGCCGGGCTCTCGCCCGACTCCGCGCTGCGGGTGCAGTCGGCCGCGGCCGGCATTGGTCTGCCCGTGTCCGGCAGCGGCATTCCCGGGTCACGTGTGCAGAACAGCCTCACCTGGCTCGGTCGCCTTGATAATGTGCGCGACACCCTGCGCACGCTCACGCTGACCTCATACTTCGGTCGCAACAGCGAAGGCGCGCTGGCCTTCGGTCCGCTCAGCGCGCCGGCGGCAGGCGGCGAACAGTCGCAGCTCACCATGGGCGCACAGTTCGTGCACGCGCAGTACGTGGGCAGGAGCTACACCACGCTCATGCAGAATCGCGCCGCCGTCAGCCGTGTGCGCGACCGCACCACGCCCTACGTGAGTGCGCCGGGCGCCACCGTGCTGGCGCGTTCTGCCTCCGATGCGTCCACCAGTGACATCGTACCGGTGCAGCTCGGCGGCAATCCGCAGCTCGTGACCAATGACTCGCGCTGGACGGCCGAACTGGCCAACGAGATGACGTGGAACGCCGTGGGCCGTCGGCATCGCTTCCGCACGTCATTGTGGGGACGCTATGACGGTCTGACACAGGAAGGCGTGACCAACGCGCTGGGCCAGTACACCTACAACTCGGTGGCCGATCTCGCCGCCAATCGGCCGGCGTTTTACTCGCGCACGCTGCTGCAGCCCGTACGTGATGCCTCTACCTACAATGCGGCCGCAGCATTTGCGCATCAGTGGAATCCGTCGCGCTACTTCAACACCATCGTGGGCGCGCGTGTCGAGGGCAGCGCCTTCGGCGAGGCCCCACCACGCAACACGGCACTCGAACAGGCGCTCGGTGTGCGCACCGGCATAGCGCCCTCGCGCGTGCGCGTCTCGCCGCGCGCCGGCTTCACCTACACCTACAATCGTCAGCGCACCAACGGCCAGGGCACCATGGGCACCGAGGTGGGCACTTTCCACCGCACCCTACAGGGTACCTTCCGCGGCGGCATTGGCGAGTTCCGCGATCTCTATCGTCCCAACCTGCTGACCGACGCCATGGTGGGCGCGGGCCTCGCTGGCAGCACGCTCTCGCTGGCCTGCGTGGGCAGTGCCGTGCCCATCCCCGACTGGAACGCGCTCACCAGCGGCAATGGGGCGTTACCCAGCACCTGTCTCGATGGCTCGGGCACACTCGCCGAGCGCGCACCGAGCGTCTCGCTCATCGATCCCAACTTCGACGTGCCACGCAGCTGGCGCGCCAGCCTCGGTTGGGCCAGCAACGTGAAGAGCTTCCTGCTGCGCCTCGATGGTCTCGCGTCGTATGATCTGGCGCAGCCCGGCACCGTGGATGCCAACTTCGCGGGCACTTCACGCTTCACACTGGCCGGCGAAGGCAGTCGCCCCATGTTCGTGACTCCGGCCGCCATCGATGCGGCCAGCGGCGCCGTGTCCGCGCGTGAATCGCGGCGCAGCAACGACTATGGCCGCGTGGCCATGCGCACCAGCGACCTGCGCGGCTACGGCGGGCAGCTCACCGCCACCGTGCAACCCGAAATCTTCCGTGGTGCAGCCGGTCCGCCACCGGTCATGTTCACCTTCGGCTACACGTTGCAGGAGGTGCGCCGACAGTATCGCGGTTTTGATGGCGCCAACTTCGGTGATCCGACGCTCAAGGAGTGGGCGGCTGGCGTGAACGATGCGCGGCACGCCTTCGTGGTGCAGGCCGGCGCCAACATTCCGCGGGTCGGCGCGCTCACGCTGTTCACACGCATTCAGAGTGGGTTGCCATTCACCCCCATCGTGCGTGGTGATGTGGACGGCGACGGACGCAGCGGTGACCGCGCCTTCATCCCCACCACGTCGGGCGGCGACGCGGCCACGGCCGCGCAGATGCAGGCGCTTTTGGCCTCGGCGCCATCCAACGTGCGCAACTGCCTCGAGTCCCAGCTGGGTCGCGTGGCGGGCCGCATGAGCTGCCGCGGGCCGTGGACGCAGAGCATGAATCTCATGTTGCAGCCAAACATCGGACGCATTCGTGGACGCAACGCCAGCGTCAACGTGGTGTTCGAGAATCCGTTGGCCGGTGTCGACCAGCTGGTGAACGGCGCCAATGGTCTCAAGGGTTGGGGTGCGCAGGCCCTGCCCGATCCCACGCTGCTCATTCCGCGGGGCTTCGATGCGGCGTCACAGCGTTTCCGTTACGACGTCAATCCGCGCTTCGGCGACACGCGCGCCTTCCGCACGCTCTCACGCACGCCGTTCCGCGTGGTGCTGGATGTGACGATGGACCTGTCCGTGCCCTACGACCTGCAGCAACTGCGTCGGGCCATCGAACCGGTGCGCACGCCCGACCGCCGCGGCTGGACACGGCGTGGCGTGGACTCCATTGCCGATCTCTATCTGCAGCAGACCTCCAACATCCACCGCCTGCTGCTGGCCGAGAGCGACTCGCTCTTCCTGACTCGTGAGCAGATCAATCGCCTGTTGGTGACCGACTCGGTGTTCAGTGCCCAGGCCCGCGATCTCTACTATCCGCTCGCGCGCTTCCTGGCCGAGCAGCCCGATGGCGTGGCCGGCAAGGCAGCGCTCGACAGCGTGCAGGCCACCACGCGCGCGTACTGGAGACTGTTCTGGGCCCAGGTGGACACGGCGGTGCCGGTGCTCAATCCCCAGCAGCGCGATCTGCTGCCCATGATCCAGAACATCGCCAGTGTGCCCAAGGAGCGTCGTGAGAATGCGCAGTGGCGCTTCGGGTACCCCGTTCCCCTGCGTCACAACCGGCCACGCGTGGGCGGCGAGCCGGGCGGCGGCAACGTGTCCATCACGCGCGGCGGGCCGTAA
- the hemJ gene encoding protoporphyrinogen oxidase HemJ — protein MSSAYLWVKAFHVVAMVAWFAGLFYIFRLYVYHVQQRHEPAVVNTLVIMERRLMRAIMAPAMIVTIALGSTMLVMQPALLRMPWMHLKLGAVVLLLAYHGFASVTRKRFARGDYFLSETACRAINEVPTLLLIAIVVAVIVRVP, from the coding sequence ATGTCTTCCGCCTATTTGTGGGTCAAGGCCTTTCACGTCGTGGCCATGGTGGCCTGGTTCGCCGGGCTGTTCTACATCTTTCGGCTGTACGTGTATCACGTCCAACAGCGCCACGAGCCAGCGGTCGTGAACACGCTGGTCATCATGGAACGGCGTCTCATGCGCGCCATCATGGCCCCGGCCATGATCGTGACCATCGCGCTGGGCAGCACCATGCTGGTCATGCAGCCGGCCTTGCTGCGCATGCCATGGATGCATCTCAAGTTGGGCGCAGTGGTGCTGCTGCTGGCGTACCACGGGTTTGCATCGGTCACCCGCAAGCGCTTTGCGCGCGGCGACTACTTCCTCAGCGAAACCGCCTGCCGCGCCATCAACGAGGTGCCCACGCTGTTGCTCATCGCCATCGTCGTGGCGGTCATCGTGCGCGTTCCGTAG
- the hemN gene encoding oxygen-independent coproporphyrinogen III oxidase, producing the protein MTTPMAQDLAALQEHELRDLAQRYDVPGPRYTSYPALPDWSGSFGPAEWEQHLQQLAAPDASVALYVHLPFCLARCLYCGCNATVTTRDEVVDRYLARLAREIAWASRAIGARPAISAMHWGGGTPNFPSLPQLERLVGDLSTAFDLNDNTERSIEADPRLVTREQLRGLRALGFTRISFGVQDLDADVQQAIGRVQPESLVRDVVAMARDEGFTGINVDLIYGLPRQTRDSFARTVDSAIAFGADRLACFGYAHVPWMRAHQRRIDERQLPSGTERMLLFHDAVLRLVQAGYVWLGFDHFARPNDPLAVAEREGALHRNFMGYTTRDGEHLLGLGVSAISEVAGRFVQSDSALGAWQRAIDTHQVPMARRHVQSRDDAWRARAIMHLLCQAELPDRLWQDDAELLTTAYAPFVEDGLLRREADGWRVTTRGRFVLRNLAFPLDPHRRTAPCALQFSRAV; encoded by the coding sequence ATGACCACACCCATGGCGCAGGACCTTGCCGCCCTGCAGGAACACGAGCTGCGCGATCTGGCCCAGCGCTACGATGTCCCGGGCCCACGCTACACCAGCTACCCCGCGCTGCCCGACTGGAGTGGCAGCTTTGGTCCCGCCGAATGGGAGCAGCATCTGCAGCAGCTCGCGGCGCCCGATGCCTCGGTGGCGCTCTACGTGCATCTGCCGTTTTGCCTGGCGCGCTGTCTCTACTGCGGCTGCAACGCCACCGTGACCACGCGCGACGAAGTGGTCGACCGCTATCTGGCGCGGCTCGCGCGAGAAATCGCCTGGGCTTCCCGCGCCATCGGCGCGCGGCCAGCCATCAGCGCCATGCACTGGGGCGGCGGCACACCCAACTTCCCCAGTCTGCCGCAGCTCGAACGGTTGGTGGGCGATCTGAGTACCGCGTTCGACTTGAACGACAACACCGAGCGCTCCATCGAAGCCGATCCTCGCCTCGTCACGCGCGAGCAGCTGCGTGGACTGCGCGCCCTGGGCTTCACACGCATCAGCTTCGGCGTGCAGGATCTCGATGCCGACGTGCAGCAAGCCATCGGGCGTGTGCAACCGGAGTCCCTCGTACGCGACGTGGTGGCCATGGCGCGCGACGAAGGCTTTACTGGCATCAACGTCGATCTCATCTACGGCCTGCCGCGGCAGACCCGCGACAGCTTTGCGCGCACCGTGGACAGCGCCATCGCATTTGGCGCCGATCGTCTGGCCTGTTTTGGCTACGCGCACGTTCCCTGGATGCGCGCCCATCAGCGGCGCATTGACGAGCGCCAGCTTCCCAGTGGCACCGAGCGCATGCTGCTGTTTCACGACGCCGTGCTGCGTCTGGTCCAGGCCGGATACGTGTGGCTGGGCTTCGACCACTTCGCCCGCCCGAACGATCCGTTGGCTGTGGCGGAGCGCGAGGGTGCGCTGCATCGCAACTTCATGGGCTACACCACGCGGGACGGCGAACACTTGCTCGGCCTTGGCGTGAGCGCCATTTCTGAAGTGGCCGGTCGCTTCGTGCAATCGGACAGTGCACTGGGCGCCTGGCAGCGCGCCATCGACACCCATCAGGTGCCCATGGCCCGCCGGCATGTGCAAAGCCGCGATGATGCCTGGCGAGCACGCGCCATCATGCATCTGCTCTGTCAGGCTGAACTACCCGACCGACTCTGGCAGGACGACGCGGAGCTGTTGACCACCGCCTATGCGCCGTTTGTCGAGGACGGCCTGTTGCGCCGTGAGGCCGATGGCTGGCGGGTCACCACCCGTGGGCGTTTTGTGTTGCGCAATCTGGCCTTTCCGCTCGACCCGCACCGCCGCACGGCGCCCTGCGCCCTGCAGTTCTCGCGCGCGGTGTAG